The following proteins are encoded in a genomic region of Microcoleus sp. FACHB-68:
- a CDS encoding alpha/beta fold hydrolase gives MTVSRQWQQRVGSQRDWIWRGWQTRYTYLRSPGFDRQGESPVASSPLILLHGFGASIGHWRNNLADLAQHHTVYALDMLGFGASQKAPAQYNVSLWVEQVYEFWKTFINEPVVLVGNSIGSLVCLAAAEAHPEMVRGIVMLSLPDPSVREEAIPAWLRPIVTTVEGIVASPALLKTIFYFVRRPSIVRRWAGIAYANPTAVTEELVEILAGPAQDRGSAQAFCAILKAMASSKFGPSVKKVLQNLKIPMLLIWGREDRMIPPGLARQFGQHNTGLQVVELENAGHCLHDECPEQVNKMILEWLNEQCAGAPVSPSVSTSSAIFSP, from the coding sequence CCTACGCTCTCCAGGGTTCGACCGGCAGGGCGAATCCCCAGTCGCTTCTTCTCCCTTAATTCTACTGCATGGGTTTGGGGCATCGATTGGCCACTGGCGAAACAATCTGGCTGATTTGGCTCAGCATCACACGGTTTACGCATTAGATATGCTGGGCTTTGGAGCGTCTCAAAAAGCACCGGCTCAGTACAATGTATCACTGTGGGTCGAGCAAGTCTATGAATTCTGGAAGACGTTTATTAATGAGCCGGTTGTGTTGGTGGGCAACTCGATAGGTTCTTTGGTTTGTCTGGCGGCGGCGGAGGCTCATCCAGAAATGGTGCGGGGCATTGTGATGCTCAGTCTGCCTGATCCCTCTGTACGAGAGGAGGCGATCCCGGCATGGTTGCGACCGATCGTTACAACAGTTGAAGGAATCGTGGCCTCACCGGCATTGCTGAAAACGATATTTTATTTTGTTAGACGCCCCTCAATTGTTCGCCGTTGGGCCGGCATCGCTTATGCAAATCCGACGGCTGTAACAGAAGAACTGGTGGAAATTTTAGCCGGCCCTGCTCAAGATCGCGGTTCCGCCCAAGCTTTTTGCGCCATTCTCAAAGCAATGGCCAGTTCCAAATTTGGGCCAAGCGTTAAGAAAGTTCTGCAAAACCTAAAAATTCCGATGCTCTTGATTTGGGGACGTGAAGATCGCATGATCCCCCCCGGACTCGCCCGTCAGTTTGGCCAGCATAACACCGGCTTGCAGGTCGTTGAGCTAGAAAATGCCGGCCACTGCCTCCATGATGAATGTCCAGAGCAAGTTAACAAAATGATCTTGGAGTGGCTGAACGAGCAGTGTGCCGGTGCGCCGGTTTCGCCTTCCGTCTCAACGTCTTCTGCCATCTTCAGCCCCTAA
- a CDS encoding pentapeptide repeat-containing protein: protein MKLSILAICTLLASLCLPNPAFAANPQHLRRLLDTNVCRGCNLKGANLSKADLSNADLRGALLTNVNLQGANLSGAKLHRAHMSNVNLSGASLVGADLKGTSLDDADLTNADLRQAQLTFATLIRANLLNADLRGAYFVGANLRDANLTEVDLSSVILTRATMPDGKVNKE, encoded by the coding sequence ATGAAACTCAGCATTCTAGCGATCTGCACACTGTTAGCCAGCCTCTGTCTACCGAATCCAGCTTTTGCTGCCAATCCCCAACACCTCAGACGCTTGCTTGATACCAATGTCTGTCGCGGCTGTAACCTCAAGGGCGCTAACCTGAGCAAAGCCGACCTCAGCAACGCTGACCTTCGGGGTGCTTTACTAACGAATGTGAACCTACAAGGGGCTAATTTGTCTGGTGCAAAACTGCATCGCGCCCACATGAGCAATGTCAACTTAAGCGGCGCTTCTCTGGTGGGGGCTGATCTTAAAGGAACTTCTCTGGATGATGCTGACTTAACAAATGCAGACCTCAGACAGGCTCAACTGACTTTTGCGACGTTAATTCGTGCCAACCTGTTGAACGCGGATTTGAGGGGCGCTTATTTTGTTGGTGCGAATCTGCGAGATGCAAATCTAACTGAAGTAGATTTATCGAGTGTGATTTTAACAAGAGCAACGATGCCGGATGGCAAAGTCAACAAAGAATAG
- a CDS encoding AMIN domain-containing protein encodes MQTAKLGQRFSLCWGLLTAPGCRQCRPLTLGFAGMMMMCTQEIAVLPAQAAILSSWNFDSKNNQLELMVQEGAQPSFSVLSQPPRIVLDLPNTDLGVNPSQKTYSGTVRQIEVSQIQGGTTRIVMEFDPAVVLDPAQVRLQRVSAPIESGPFRDRWVLRPFVATAPIGTGGWQTASPLPPATYSNPQSAAVSVPPLEQTNFPRPTAVGEFDQPFPPAPQLPRSNPLGTLPLALPTETSAIPVPSATVMVPSLETQSPVGITKVGFANPAPAGLPKPRGNEILLPAGAQLFVRYAGERIVKFHPDLDRQEVLFLDAAIFDRAGNLIAPEGTPVIGRFESNRKGSRFVAQAITLFGRNIPLAAQSERYKKPNLLQPGGIMEIRLKEALR; translated from the coding sequence ATGCAGACAGCAAAACTAGGCCAAAGATTTTCGCTGTGCTGGGGATTGCTAACAGCCCCAGGCTGCCGGCAGTGCCGGCCTTTAACCCTCGGCTTTGCCGGCATGATGATGATGTGTACGCAAGAAATTGCTGTGCTGCCGGCACAAGCAGCTATTTTGTCAAGCTGGAACTTTGACTCAAAAAATAACCAGCTGGAATTGATGGTGCAGGAGGGGGCGCAGCCGAGCTTCTCGGTGTTGAGCCAACCCCCACGCATTGTTTTAGACCTCCCCAATACTGATTTGGGAGTCAATCCCAGCCAAAAGACTTATTCGGGCACTGTGCGTCAAATTGAGGTATCGCAGATCCAGGGCGGAACGACCAGAATTGTGATGGAGTTCGATCCCGCAGTTGTTTTAGACCCCGCCCAAGTGCGGCTGCAACGAGTATCAGCACCGATTGAAAGCGGCCCATTCCGAGATCGGTGGGTTCTGCGTCCCTTCGTTGCTACGGCACCCATCGGCACAGGTGGTTGGCAAACTGCTTCACCCCTACCACCAGCAACTTATAGCAACCCTCAGTCTGCTGCTGTCAGCGTTCCACCTTTGGAACAGACCAATTTCCCGCGCCCAACGGCAGTGGGTGAGTTTGACCAGCCCTTCCCTCCTGCCCCGCAACTGCCGCGATCAAATCCGCTTGGCACCCTTCCTCTAGCACTTCCCACAGAAACCTCTGCTATTCCTGTCCCCTCGGCAACGGTGATGGTGCCTTCTCTAGAAACGCAATCACCTGTGGGGATAACAAAAGTTGGTTTTGCTAATCCTGCCCCTGCCGGCCTTCCCAAGCCGCGAGGAAATGAGATTTTGCTGCCGGCAGGGGCGCAACTGTTTGTCCGTTACGCGGGTGAAAGAATTGTGAAGTTTCACCCCGATTTAGACCGGCAGGAAGTCTTGTTTCTAGATGCGGCAATTTTTGATAGGGCCGGCAACTTGATTGCGCCTGAAGGAACGCCCGTGATTGGACGGTTTGAAAGCAATCGCAAGGGCAGCCGGTTTGTCGCTCAAGCCATTACCCTTTTTGGTCGCAATATCCCCCTAGCTGCCCAATCAGAACGCTACAAGAAACCTAACCTTCTGCAACCGGGTGGAATTATGGAAATCCGTCTGAAGGAAGCCTTGCGCTAA
- a CDS encoding photosystem II protein Y, producing the protein MDFDWRVLIVVGPIALAASWALFNIAPAAIRQIQGFLNRGT; encoded by the coding sequence ATGGACTTTGATTGGCGTGTGCTTATCGTTGTTGGCCCTATCGCTCTGGCCGCAAGCTGGGCATTGTTTAACATTGCGCCGGCAGCCATCCGGCAAATTCAAGGGTTTTTGAACAGAGGAACCTGA
- a CDS encoding gamma carbonic anhydrase family protein produces MSNFNQPLPIQVSYWPPADLSLAAFIAPNATVIGQVSVAAGASIWYGAVVRADVEKIEIGACTNIQDGAILHGDPGQPTILEECVTIGHRAVVHGAYIERGSLIGIGAVVMDGVRVGTGSIIGAGAIVTKDVPPFSLVVGVPAKRLREISPEEAAELIKHAERYEQLALVHAGKGTNLGFTHPH; encoded by the coding sequence GTGAGCAATTTTAACCAACCTTTACCCATACAGGTCTCTTATTGGCCCCCTGCTGACCTTTCTCTCGCTGCTTTTATCGCCCCGAATGCCACGGTTATCGGTCAAGTTTCCGTAGCTGCCGGCGCGAGTATTTGGTATGGCGCAGTCGTGCGAGCAGATGTGGAAAAAATTGAAATCGGAGCGTGCACCAATATCCAAGATGGTGCGATTCTACACGGCGATCCGGGTCAGCCAACAATTCTAGAAGAATGCGTTACCATCGGTCATCGAGCCGTGGTTCACGGTGCTTACATTGAACGGGGTAGCCTGATCGGGATCGGCGCTGTGGTGATGGACGGTGTGCGCGTGGGAACCGGCAGCATTATTGGAGCCGGCGCGATTGTGACAAAGGATGTGCCACCCTTTTCCCTTGTTGTGGGGGTGCCGGCAAAGCGGTTGCGAGAGATTTCCCCCGAAGAAGCCGCTGAACTGATAAAACACGCAGAACGCTATGAGCAACTGGCTTTGGTTCATGCCGGCAAAGGCACCAATCTCGGATTCACCCACCCCCACTAA
- a CDS encoding TIGR02652 family protein, with product MINPGLQYPIFGSEIQCPHCRQTIPALTLTDTYLCQRHGAFEANPKTGELIHLQSGRHWRRWNNEWYRQHTHPDGIRFEIHEALDRLYTQGFRATRVIIAQRYKDLISSYLERSTPWRGQSDSPKPRLYGLPVEFSPDPAEEPCWEVINFELDKEPGVPVRYPYFRLFE from the coding sequence ATGATCAATCCAGGCTTGCAGTACCCTATTTTTGGCTCGGAGATTCAATGCCCCCACTGCCGGCAAACGATTCCGGCACTTACGCTAACAGATACTTATTTGTGCCAACGTCATGGTGCGTTTGAGGCAAATCCGAAGACGGGGGAATTGATCCATCTTCAATCCGGGCGTCACTGGCGTCGGTGGAACAATGAGTGGTATCGGCAACACACCCATCCGGATGGGATTCGATTTGAAATCCATGAGGCACTTGATCGCCTCTACACCCAAGGTTTCCGCGCCACGCGGGTGATTATCGCCCAACGCTATAAAGACTTAATTAGCTCTTATTTGGAGCGCAGCACGCCTTGGCGGGGCCAATCTGACTCTCCCAAACCCCGACTTTACGGGCTGCCGGTGGAGTTTAGCCCCGATCCCGCAGAAGAACCCTGCTGGGAAGTGATTAATTTTGAGCTTGACAAAGAGCCGGGGGTGCCGGTTCGTTACCCTTATTTCCGGCTGTTTGAGTAG
- a CDS encoding VOC family protein, with protein MHHASIRTANIHRAMAFYELLGFSVCERFTAGITLACWMEGLDGRIELIQIPQPKPAPDAFEDEHYTGYYHLSFDLTDTATDLPGWLNALKERFTQAAGEQPEQFQPLKILLEPTQQMIGDRVYEVAFIADTDGLPLEFLRCLKG; from the coding sequence ATGCATCACGCTTCCATTCGCACTGCGAATATTCACCGGGCGATGGCGTTTTACGAACTATTGGGCTTTAGTGTTTGTGAGCGCTTTACTGCCGGCATCACCCTCGCCTGTTGGATGGAAGGGTTAGATGGGCGCATAGAATTAATTCAAATTCCCCAACCCAAGCCGGCACCGGATGCCTTTGAGGATGAACATTATACGGGTTATTATCATTTATCGTTTGACCTCACCGACACCGCAACAGATTTACCCGGTTGGTTAAACGCTTTAAAAGAACGGTTTACCCAAGCTGCCGGTGAGCAACCCGAACAATTCCAACCTTTAAAAATTCTATTAGAACCCACCCAACAGATGATTGGGGATCGTGTTTACGAAGTTGCTTTTATTGCGGATACGGATGGGTTGCCTTTAGAATTCTTGCGCTGTTTAAAAGGGTAA
- a CDS encoding aminotransferase class I/II-fold pyridoxal phosphate-dependent enzyme, producing MIIPLERQSSKAVYLQIRDRISRLIKSGVLKPGDKLPSIRALALSTQVNKLTVIEAYSVLEADGLIHARQGAGYFVSKPAIACPQPASTFAPPQDVIVSERQGGSFFNVIMSSLDALHHLGTIDFSSGFPLDSGLEDLQRIARRAVKQMAEALFHYDVPQGQFTLRQQISRMLVQRGLEVTPENLIVTNGSQQGLSLAINYYVNPGDWVIVESPTYHGALSILCYRGARVIGIPMTAEGMNLELLEQYLYTHHPKLIYTVSTMHNPTGVTTPQSHRQHLLRLAERYGCAILEDNAYEGLNFEPVPAPIKALDRHDCVTYLGTFSKTLMPGSRVGYMVVTGKNYQPFVERKLLGDLHTSTVSQAIISEYLASGHYRRRLSYLQSHLLQSRNAMLSALEQYFPIEASWTVPHGGLFLWVHLPDGLPMKSICQKAVSQNVLVTDGKAFFPDEQGYPAMRLNFSHTPEEIERGISVLGKLLKDALVA from the coding sequence GTGATTATTCCACTGGAGCGACAATCATCCAAAGCCGTCTATCTGCAAATTCGGGATCGCATTAGCCGGCTTATCAAATCAGGTGTTTTAAAACCCGGGGACAAACTTCCCTCAATTCGGGCGTTAGCTTTAAGTACACAAGTCAACAAATTAACCGTTATTGAAGCCTATAGCGTCCTGGAAGCTGATGGGTTAATTCACGCTCGTCAAGGCGCTGGTTATTTCGTCAGTAAGCCCGCAATCGCCTGTCCCCAGCCGGCTTCAACCTTTGCCCCACCCCAAGATGTGATTGTATCCGAACGGCAGGGGGGGTCATTTTTCAACGTCATCATGAGTTCACTGGATGCGCTGCACCACTTAGGTACGATTGATTTCAGCAGTGGGTTTCCCCTCGACTCAGGATTAGAAGATTTACAGCGCATTGCCAGACGCGCAGTCAAGCAAATGGCTGAGGCTTTATTTCACTATGATGTGCCGCAAGGACAGTTCACTTTGCGGCAACAAATTAGCCGGATGTTGGTGCAGCGAGGACTGGAAGTGACGCCAGAGAATTTGATCGTCACAAATGGTTCACAGCAAGGGTTATCCTTGGCAATTAATTACTATGTGAATCCCGGAGACTGGGTGATTGTAGAAAGTCCCACTTATCACGGGGCATTGTCAATTTTGTGTTATAGGGGAGCTAGGGTGATTGGCATTCCCATGACAGCAGAAGGGATGAATTTGGAATTACTTGAGCAGTACCTTTATACGCATCACCCAAAGCTGATTTACACAGTTTCGACGATGCACAATCCGACAGGGGTGACAACGCCCCAATCTCACCGGCAGCACTTATTAAGACTAGCTGAGCGTTATGGTTGTGCGATTTTAGAAGATAATGCTTATGAAGGTTTAAATTTTGAGCCAGTGCCGGCACCGATTAAAGCGCTAGATCGGCATGATTGCGTGACTTACTTGGGCACTTTTTCCAAAACTTTGATGCCCGGTAGTCGCGTGGGTTACATGGTAGTAACGGGAAAAAATTACCAGCCTTTTGTTGAACGTAAATTACTGGGCGACTTACATACTTCAACGGTTTCTCAGGCAATTATTAGTGAATATCTTGCTTCCGGGCACTATCGCCGCCGGCTGAGTTATTTGCAAAGCCATCTTTTACAAAGCCGGAATGCGATGTTAAGTGCTTTGGAGCAATACTTCCCTATAGAAGCTTCTTGGACTGTTCCACACGGCGGTTTATTTTTGTGGGTGCATTTACCAGATGGTTTACCCATGAAATCAATCTGTCAGAAAGCGGTTTCTCAAAATGTTTTAGTTACTGATGGTAAGGCTTTTTTCCCAGATGAACAGGGATATCCAGCAATGCGGCTGAATTTTTCTCATACGCCGGAAGAGATTGAGCGCGGAATCTCGGTTTTGGGTAAATTGTTGAAGGATGCTTTGGTTGCGTAA
- a CDS encoding transposase gives MNYNPEKHHRHSIRLKGYDYRQGGAYYVTICCHQRRFLLGEIVSGVMHSNHIGATVQAVWDSLPHHFPFLELDAFVVMPNHIHGILVIVENYSEASVPEDNDTPLIFSQRKISPKPAEQTIPPRGTLAGSLGAIIQNFKSVTTRRVNRLTGNKATIWQRNYYEKIIQNKTAYQNIRRYIMENPLNWNEDEHNPSNKINK, from the coding sequence ATGAACTATAACCCGGAGAAACATCATCGCCATTCAATTCGCCTTAAAGGATATGATTACAGGCAGGGAGGTGCGTATTATGTCACCATTTGCTGTCATCAAAGACGATTTTTATTAGGAGAGATTGTAAGCGGGGTAATGCACTCAAATCACATCGGTGCGACTGTTCAAGCTGTTTGGGATAGTTTACCGCACCATTTTCCATTTTTAGAATTGGATGCTTTTGTCGTGATGCCTAATCATATACATGGAATTCTTGTAATTGTTGAAAATTATAGCGAAGCATCTGTGCCAGAGGATAATGATACTCCATTGATCTTTTCACAGAGGAAGATTTCCCCTAAGCCGGCAGAGCAAACGATACCCCCTCGCGGCACACTAGCCGGTTCATTGGGGGCAATTATTCAAAACTTTAAATCAGTGACCACGCGCCGAGTCAATCGTCTAACGGGCAATAAAGCGACAATCTGGCAGCGCAACTATTATGAAAAAATTATTCAGAATAAAACCGCTTATCAAAATATCAGGCGATACATCATGGAAAATCCACTCAACTGGAACGAGGATGAACACAATCCGAGCAATAAAATCAATAAATAA
- a CDS encoding SpoIID/LytB domain-containing protein: MSARFFSFSVLSRVQQPMKWGKHSWWLSTLIWLMLLAPAQAALEMRVAIEEEVSKVKVGSSTNAIVRNGAGQVLGELAGMNGFAAELRGKFVAINRWQAGQIWIEPTGDGYIYINDRWYRGRTLLVPTGKGITAVNYVDLEKYLYSVLGAEMDGGWPQEALKAQAVAARSYALHERGAGTNGLYDVGDNQGWQVYKGVETESPGTYAAVDTTAGQVLTHNGEIILAVFHSSSGGHTENVEDVWEEPLPYLRGVPDDDRGTPGYEWTKTFSREELSGLISGVGNVVSMTPERTTPTGRIITMKVVGDAGTRSMSGDALRDTLGLRSSRFKVNPQGGQQPSKGNSKPVPTAFVIQGYGFGHGIGLSQWGAYNMARRGVPYQSILAHYYQGATLATIQVE, from the coding sequence ATGAGTGCTAGATTTTTCTCCTTCTCTGTGCTCTCACGAGTTCAACAGCCGATGAAATGGGGAAAACATTCCTGGTGGCTTTCGACTCTAATCTGGTTGATGCTGCTAGCACCGGCTCAGGCAGCGCTGGAAATGCGAGTGGCCATTGAAGAGGAGGTCAGTAAGGTTAAAGTCGGCAGTTCCACGAACGCGATCGTTCGCAATGGTGCTGGTCAAGTTTTAGGCGAACTCGCCGGCATGAATGGCTTTGCTGCGGAACTGCGAGGCAAATTTGTCGCCATCAACCGCTGGCAAGCCGGTCAGATTTGGATCGAGCCAACCGGCGACGGTTATATTTACATTAATGATCGCTGGTATCGAGGCCGCACCCTCTTGGTTCCCACCGGCAAAGGCATCACAGCGGTTAATTACGTCGATCTCGAAAAATATCTCTACAGTGTTCTCGGTGCCGAAATGGACGGCGGTTGGCCCCAAGAAGCCCTGAAGGCGCAAGCGGTGGCTGCACGTTCCTACGCCCTTCACGAACGCGGGGCCGGCACAAATGGCTTGTATGATGTGGGCGATAACCAGGGATGGCAGGTTTACAAAGGCGTTGAAACAGAATCTCCTGGCACCTATGCAGCCGTGGATACCACAGCCGGCCAAGTGCTCACCCATAATGGAGAAATTATTCTCGCAGTGTTCCATTCTTCCTCTGGGGGACACACGGAAAACGTCGAGGATGTATGGGAAGAACCCCTCCCCTACTTGCGCGGCGTTCCGGATGATGATCGGGGAACACCAGGCTATGAGTGGACAAAAACCTTTTCCCGTGAAGAACTCAGCGGTTTGATTTCTGGCGTCGGCAATGTGGTGTCAATGACACCCGAACGCACCACGCCCACAGGTCGGATTATTACGATGAAAGTGGTTGGGGATGCCGGCACTCGGTCGATGAGTGGGGATGCCCTCAGAGACACACTGGGACTGAGAAGCTCTCGCTTTAAGGTGAACCCGCAGGGCGGTCAGCAGCCTAGTAAAGGCAATTCTAAGCCGGTTCCCACTGCTTTTGTTATTCAAGGCTACGGTTTCGGTCACGGAATTGGCCTGAGTCAGTGGGGCGCTTACAACATGGCTAGGCGGGGCGTTCCCTACCAGTCGATTTTGGCCCATTATTACCAAGGCGCAACGCTAGCTACAATCCAGGTAGAGTAG
- a CDS encoding ABC transporter ATP-binding protein, protein MFQTATQNRGTTGTETSLDVELRKVFKVFNGETAVRGVDLDIHRGEFFSILGPSGCGKTTTLRLMAGFETPSAGEVMIRGQSMTQVPPYRRPVNTVFQSYALFNHLSVWDNIAFGLRIKRLGKAELEDRVKEALKLVKMEAYASRYPAQLSGGQQQRVALARALVNRPAVVLLDEPLGALDLKLRKEMQVELSNLHQDLGLTFIMVTHDQEEALCLSDRIAVMNHGRIEQIGSPSEIYERPRTPFVADFIGETNLFNGRIENQDGSTLQILTEKKLKITVQQPEVWTQLGSGEPVVVSVRPEKIQLNLYPPNLPTDCFEGRLKHVMYLGTHVHYVVQLVSGDTLTVMQPNTVGSLPDADTPIYVSWSPTDCIALPA, encoded by the coding sequence ATGTTTCAGACGGCTACACAAAATCGAGGCACTACGGGAACAGAGACCAGTCTCGACGTTGAACTGCGTAAAGTTTTTAAAGTGTTTAACGGCGAAACGGCTGTACGCGGTGTCGATCTCGATATCCATCGGGGAGAGTTCTTCAGTATTCTTGGCCCTTCTGGCTGTGGTAAAACCACCACACTGCGCTTAATGGCCGGGTTTGAGACGCCGTCAGCAGGAGAGGTCATGATTCGGGGCCAATCTATGACCCAAGTCCCACCCTACCGGCGGCCCGTTAATACTGTCTTTCAAAGCTATGCCTTATTTAACCACCTGAGTGTCTGGGATAATATTGCCTTTGGACTGCGAATTAAACGCCTAGGTAAAGCAGAACTTGAAGATCGGGTAAAAGAAGCGCTCAAGCTTGTCAAAATGGAAGCCTACGCCAGCCGGTATCCAGCGCAGTTATCGGGGGGACAGCAACAGCGGGTGGCTTTGGCGCGAGCACTGGTGAACCGACCGGCAGTCGTATTGCTTGATGAACCCCTCGGTGCCCTAGATTTGAAACTGCGGAAGGAAATGCAGGTAGAGTTATCAAATCTGCATCAAGATTTGGGCTTAACGTTTATTATGGTTACGCACGATCAGGAAGAGGCGCTTTGCTTATCTGACCGTATTGCCGTGATGAATCATGGCCGCATTGAGCAAATTGGCTCCCCCAGCGAAATTTATGAGCGACCCCGCACACCTTTCGTTGCAGATTTTATCGGGGAAACCAATCTGTTTAATGGCAGGATTGAAAATCAAGACGGCTCAACCCTCCAGATTTTGACTGAGAAAAAGCTCAAAATTACGGTGCAGCAGCCAGAAGTTTGGACTCAATTAGGCTCCGGAGAGCCAGTGGTTGTCAGCGTGCGACCGGAGAAAATTCAGTTAAATTTGTATCCACCAAACCTCCCGACTGACTGCTTTGAGGGCCGGCTAAAGCACGTTATGTATTTGGGCACCCATGTACATTATGTGGTGCAGTTAGTGTCAGGAGACACCCTAACCGTTATGCAGCCTAACACGGTTGGCAGTTTGCCGGATGCAGACACTCCCATTTATGTTTCTTGGTCGCCCACAGATTGTATTGCGCTGCCGGCTTAA
- a CDS encoding extracellular solute-binding protein — MPSKDLHASGFSTTRRRFLQASTAAVVGSTLSSCGWRLANVQSSPGPIPPTKMYIYTWANYTDEELLKNFSEQTGIEVIADVFESNEAMLAKIQTGGGGAYSIIYPSEYMVRKLIELEILRELDHSRLVGIKNLYPRFQNPDYDPGNRHSVPISWGTTGLIYNPNKLQNPPQDWNYLWDNQRDLSRRLTLLNDLREVMGCALKSLGYSYNSTNPEHIKQAYERLVALKPAVAAFNSDAWRDQILAGDLLMAMCYSSDANEVISENSELKYVLPTSGSSLWIDTLVIPKFAPNVEGAYAWINFLLQPAVAAKICERLSFATPNQVAVNKLPEEVRNNVGLFPPESALEKCEGLAPLGEANELYERYWTKLTSG; from the coding sequence GTGCCTTCAAAAGATTTACACGCATCTGGGTTCTCCACAACACGACGCCGGTTCTTACAAGCATCAACTGCGGCAGTCGTGGGATCGACGCTATCGAGCTGTGGGTGGAGGCTGGCTAATGTGCAATCCTCTCCTGGCCCGATTCCGCCCACCAAAATGTACATCTACACTTGGGCGAACTATACCGATGAAGAGTTGCTCAAGAACTTCTCCGAGCAAACCGGCATCGAAGTGATTGCTGATGTGTTTGAGTCCAATGAAGCAATGCTTGCCAAAATTCAGACCGGCGGTGGGGGTGCCTACAGCATCATCTACCCCTCGGAGTACATGGTGAGAAAGCTGATTGAGCTGGAGATTTTGCGAGAACTCGATCACTCGCGTTTGGTGGGAATTAAAAATCTGTACCCGCGATTTCAAAATCCCGACTACGATCCGGGGAACCGCCACAGTGTACCGATCAGCTGGGGAACCACCGGCCTGATTTACAACCCAAATAAGTTGCAAAATCCTCCACAGGATTGGAACTACCTCTGGGATAACCAGCGAGATTTGTCCCGCCGGCTCACCTTGCTTAATGATCTTCGCGAGGTCATGGGTTGCGCGTTAAAAAGCTTAGGCTACTCCTACAATTCCACCAATCCAGAACACATTAAACAGGCGTATGAGAGGTTAGTCGCACTCAAGCCGGCAGTGGCAGCGTTTAATTCCGACGCATGGCGTGATCAAATATTAGCTGGTGATTTACTGATGGCAATGTGTTATTCATCAGATGCCAATGAAGTCATCTCAGAAAATTCGGAATTAAAATATGTACTGCCAACAAGTGGGTCTTCCTTATGGATAGATACCCTCGTCATTCCCAAATTTGCCCCCAATGTAGAGGGCGCTTATGCTTGGATTAACTTCTTATTGCAGCCGGCAGTGGCCGCAAAGATTTGCGAGCGATTGAGTTTTGCAACCCCTAATCAAGTAGCTGTTAATAAACTGCCTGAAGAAGTTCGTAACAATGTCGGCTTGTTTCCGCCAGAATCAGCCTTAGAAAAGTGTGAAGGTCTCGCGCCGCTGGGAGAAGCAAACGAACTTTATGAACGCTACTGGACAAAATTAACCAGTGGGTAA